In one window of Aphidius gifuensis isolate YNYX2018 linkage group LG4, ASM1490517v1, whole genome shotgun sequence DNA:
- the LOC122855445 gene encoding UNC93-like protein, whose product MIHEQEITREEILFEPSERWRILKNLLLISFAFMIHFTAFMGMSNLQSSINQNQSLGTSSLAVIYGSLIISNIFLPTLIIRWLGCKWTISLAFIAYMPFIGAQFFPTFWSMIPASFAVGFGGGPLWCAKCTYLTIMSEAYGKISNIPTDYLVTRFFGLFFMFYQMAQVLGNYISSSVLSYGTIEQSTNTTNQTAVIEFCGSRFCHMVEKENPLLQRPSDERIYFISAIYLGCMVMASLTVAFGVDSSTRYETARTKTTTKTTGLKLLLVTLKLWKEKRQLLLLPITIFIGAEQAFLFADYNASFISCTWGINHIGYFMMCFGFVNAIGALLAGSAMELFGRIPVIILAFVLHLAILITLLLWVPSLEHYTLFLVLSGLWGICDAIWLVQVNALSGLLFPGMEEAAYSNFKLWEATGSVITYAYSPYLCTDTKLFVLIGILVIGVVCYLIIEFITNQTKKIQLHDDKTNFELDNNEDNSNDKYSKNDS is encoded by the exons atgatccACGAGCAAGAAATAACTAgagaagaaattttatttgaaccaTCAGAACGATGGCGAATATTGAAAAATCTGTTGTTAATAAGTTTTGCATTTATGATTCATTTTACGGCTTTTATGGGAATGAGTAATCTTCAAAGTTCGATTAATCAAAATCAATCATTAGGAACATCTAGTCTTGCGGTCATCTATGGAAGTCTTATTatcagtaatatttttttaccaacatTGATTATTAG atggtTGGGTTGTAAATGGACAATATCTTTAGCATTCATAGCTTATATGCCATTTATTGGTGCTCAATTTTTTCCAACATTTTGGTCAATGATACCAGCTAGTTTTGCTGTTGGTTTTGGTGGTGGACCATTATGGTGTGCAAAATGTacatatttaacaataatgtCAGAAGCGTatggaaaaatttcaaatattccaACGGATTATTTAGTCACAcgtttttttggtttattttttatgttttatcaaATGGCTCAAGTTCTTGGAAACTACATTTCTTCatcag tacTTTCATATGGAACAATTGAGCAAAGCACAAATACAACAAATCAAACAGCTGTCATTGAATTTTGTGGATCACGATTTTGTCATATggtagaaaaagaaaatcctTTATTACAACGTCCTTCCGAtgaaagaatatattttatttcagcaATATATCTTGGCTGTATGGTAATGGCATCTTTAACAGTAGCATTTGGAGTTGATTCTTCAACAAG ataTGAAACTGCCAGAACTAAAACAACAACTAAAACAACTGGACTGAAATTATTGCTAGTCACTCTCAAATTATGGAAAGAAAAACgtcaactattattattgccaATAACAATATTCATTGGTGCTGAACaagcttttttatttgcaGATTATAATGCC TCTTTTATATCATGTACCTGGGGAATCAATCACATTGGCTACTTTATGATGTGTTTTGGTTTTGTAAATGCAATTGGAGCACTTCTCGCTGGATCTGCAATGGAATTATTTGGACGTATACCAGTTATAATACTTGCATTTGTATTACATTTGGCAATTTTAATAACACTCTTACTTTGGGTACCGTCCTTAGAACactatacattatttttagttCTTTCTGGATTATGGGGAATATGTGATGCAATTTGGCTAGTTCAAGTTaatg cattGAGTGGATTACTTTTTCCGGGAATGGAAGAAGCAGCTTAttcgaattttaaattatgggAAGCAACTGGCTCTGTCATCACATATGCATACAGTCCATATTTATGTAcagatacaaaattatttgtattgataGGAATTCTTGTGATTGGCGTCGTGTGTTATCTTATAATTGAGTTTATCACTAATCAgactaaaaaaatacaattacatgatgataaaactaattttgaacttgataataatgaagataattcaaatgacaaatattctaaaaatgactcataa
- the LOC122855446 gene encoding uncharacterized protein LOC122855446: MSQDYSYACQRAELLGVAPPSEEEWKESQKNIGVDNDDEEIIKDTALEDVDQSGETMTRIGGGLEELNSILNATQKKINRFKTVCGSIGSLLKVRVNSRSNTPDHKPLAQDADQSEKIKNEEDEILTIETSNNTDNAGGSVVDDLSTNKKIDLNEKMGSHLDKLDSLISKAEHAQYSMQHQTKQMKTILNK; encoded by the exons atgtcTCAGGATTATTCATACGCATGTCAAAGAGCTGAATTACTTGGTGTTGCTCCACCAAGTGAAGAAGAATGGAAagaatcacaaaaaaatattggggttgataatgatgatgaagaaattaTCAAGGACACTGCTCTCGag GATGTGGATCAATCTGGGGAAACAATGACTCGAATTGGTGGTGGTCTTGAAGAGCTAAACAGCATTTTAAATGcaacgcaaaaaaaaatcaacaggtTCAAG aCTGTATGTGGTAGCATTGGATCATTGTTAAAAGTACGTGTTAATTCACGTAGCAATACACCAGATCATAAACCACTTGCTCAAGATGCTGATCAatcagaaaaaattaaaaatgaagaagatgaaatattgacaattgaaacatcaaataataCTGATAATGCTGGTGGTagtgttgttgatgatttatcaacaaataaaaaaattgatttaaatgaaaaaatgggATCGCATTTGGATAAATTGGATTCATTGATAAGCAAAGCTGAGCATGCCCAGTACAGCATGCAACATCAAACAAAACAGatgaaaacaattttaaataagtgA
- the LOC122855448 gene encoding uncharacterized protein LOC122855448 — protein MKISDYQYQISLIRKYAKEINISEDETTQIFKNCFTKITNEKKPLKKLFIIFKIIKICFIIFLSLLSVGIILYNHPTIHNMVLRHLQNFIYPGFKLLRELSVPIIIKYPSLTELYDESCLWENPNFRVRGMDCWPCSITQSIPDMTGWNMTKSHSLAEPFTRYESNSYVDFSTLYSVYKSQEKMFITDARKVSSTSFIYNEINDVMENRLDRNPSEDNDIHISWRINRMKPSRALRKYFPKPPGTPEWWSQSSERYVFIDEPKASAYQLPIIECGNVILRCTSGSRLIKMIPSPDCQKNCKTFSIYLSAQETLWYNWWYWRPASYPANSTELTISYLTSYC, from the exons atgaaaattagTGATTATCAATACCAAATATCATTAATTCGTAAATAcgccaaagaaattaatatatcCGAGGATGAAACAAcgcaaatttttaaaaattgtttcacCAAAATTACCAATGAAAAAAagccattaaaaaaattatttattattttcaaaattataaaaatatgttttattatatttttatcattattatcagttGGAATTATTCTATACAATCATCCAACAATACACAATATGGTACTTCgtcatttacaaaattttatttatcctggttttaaattattacgtgAATTATCAGTACCAATCATCATCAAGTATCCTTCATTGACAG agCTTTATGATGAATCATGTCTTTGGGAAAATCCAAATTTTCGAGTACGTGGTATGGACTGTTGGCCTTGCAGTATCACTCAATCAATTCCTGACATGACTGGATGGAATATGACAAAATCACATAGCCTTGCTGAACCTTTTACAAGATATGAGAGTAATAGTTATGttgatttttcaacattatatTCTGTTTATAAAAGCCAggaaaaaatgtttatcacAGATGCTAGAAAAGTATCATCAAcaagttttatttacaatgaaattaatgatGTCATGGAGAATAGACTGGATCGAAATCCATCTGAGGATAATGACATTCATATTTCTTGGAGAATCAATAGAATGAAACCTTCAAGAGcattgagaaaatattttcctaAACCACCTGGTACTCCAGAATGGTGGAGTCAAAGTTCTGAAAGATATGTTTTTATTGACGAGCCAAAAGCTTCTGCTTATCAGCTg CCAATTATTGAATGTGGCAATGTCATATTGAGATGCACAAGTGGCTCTAGACTCATCAAGATGATTCCAAGTCCAGACtgccaaaaaaattgtaaaacattttcaatttatttatcagctCAAGAAACAT tatggTACAATTGGTGGTATTGGAGACCAGCTAGCTATCCAGCAAATTCAACTGAATTAACAATAAGCTATCTCACTTCATACTgctaa
- the LOC122855447 gene encoding transmembrane protein 41B codes for MTIKTTKLSRPDSIDFAVGMSTRRAILTVGVIFLGSLTALCYVYTNFPELKEHEKKHIKLPFNIEDAQNLGRLLESYKDLYYLEVLAGLFVTYIFLQTFAIPGSIFLSILSGFLFPFYLALLMVCTCSAIGASLCYLLSSLLGRKLLFKYFPDKATQWSQTVIKHKDNLLNYMLFLRMTPLLPNWFINLASPVIGVPMIPFTIGTFFGVAPPSFVAIQAGQTLNKLTSSSDAWSWSSVIILLIFALLSLVPVLFKKNLQKKFD; via the exons attcaaTTGATTTCGCTGTTGGAATGTCAACACGACGTGCAATTTTAACAGTTGGTGTAATTTTTCTTGGTTCATTAACAGCACTTTGCTATGTCTACACAAATTTCCCAGAGCTTAAAGa acatGAAAAAAAGCACATAAAGCTACCATTCAATATTGAAGATGCTCAAAATCTTGGTAGACTCTTGGAAAGCTACAAAGATCTCTACTACTTGGAAGTATTAGCTGGTCTTTTTGTAACATACATATTTCTTCAAACATTCGCCATACCAggatcaatatttttatcaattttatcaggatttttatttccattttacTTGGCTCTTCTTATGGTTTGCACTTGCAGTGCAATTGGTGCATCACTTTGCTATCTTCTCTCATCACTTCTTGGCAGAAAATtactattcaaatattttccaGATAAAGCTACACAATGGTCTCAAACAGTTATCAAACAcaaagataatttattaaattacatgttatttttaagaatGACACCTTTATTACCAAATTGGTTTATCAACTTGGCCAGTCCTGTTATTGGTGTACCAATGATACCATTTACAATTGGTACATTCTTTGGTGTTGCACCACCTTCATTTGTTGCCATTCAAGCTGGACAAACACTCAACAAGTTAACGTCTTCCAGTGATGCATGGTCTTGGTcaagtgttattattttattaatttttgcgCTTTTATCATTAGTACCagtactatttaaaaaaaatttacaaaaaaaattcgattaa